ATAATAAGGAAGAGATGTATATGAATCAAAATCGTATGCCTTTATATGAGGCGTTAATGGAATTTAAAGAAAGGCGACTACTATCTTTTCATGTTCCAGGTCATAAGAATGGTTTAAACTTCCCTCAGAAAGCTTCAGGGGGGTTTAAGGACATATTATCGATTGATGTAACAGAGTTAACAGGATTAGATGATTTACATAGTCCATTTGAATGTATAGATGAAGCACAGCAATTATTAGCTGAAGTATATGGCGTGCACAAAAGTTATTTTTTAATTAATGGTTCAACAGTTGGAAATTTAGCAATGATTTTGTCTTGCTGCGGCGAACATGATATTGTCCTCGTACAAAGAAATTGTCATAAATCAATCATTAATGGTTTGAAATTAGCAGGGGCTAATCCGGTCTTTTTAAACCCATGGATTGATGAAGTATATGACGTACCAGTAGGTGTTCATGATGACATTATTAAGGAGGCAATTACAAAGTATCCAAATGCAAAAGCACTTATTTTAACACATCCTAATTACTATGGTATGGGAATTGATTTAGAGGTAAGTATCGCTTACGCACATGCACATAAAATTCCTGTTCTAGTAGATGAAGCCCATGGGGCACATTTTTGTATAGGGGACCCCTTCCCGAAGTCAGCATTAGTTTATGGTGCGGATATTGTGGTTCATTCCGCACATAAAACATTACCTGCGATGACAATGGGATCTTATTTACATATAAATAGCCGTTTGGTGAGCGAAGAAAAAGTTTCCTCCTATTTAAGTATGCTACAATCTAGTAGCCCATCGTATCCAATTATGGCTTCTCTTGATATAGCACGCTTTGCAATAGCAGTTATAAAGGAAGAGGGCCATGATGAAATCGTTGAGTTTTTACGCCGATTTAAAGAAGGATTGCGATCTATCCCACAAATAGCCATCTTGCAATATCCATCGCAAGATGAATTAAAGGTTACGGTGCAAACTCGCTGTCAGTTATCGGGATATGAATTACAGTCTGTATTTGAAAAGGTCGGTATATATACGGAAATGGCAGATCCATATAACGTCCTATTTATATTACCGTTACAAGTAAATGAGGGGTATATGAAAGCTATAGAGATAATTCGAGTAGCTTTGCAGCAATATAAGGTAAAAGACAAGACAGCATCAATTCGTTATACTTATAAAGGGGAAATTTCCCCTTTACCGTATACGTATAAACAATTAGAGAGATACGAAACGAAGCTAGTATCTCTAGAAGAAGCCGTTGGTATGATAGCGGCAGAAATGGTGATTCCGTATCCACCTGGAATTCCATTGATCATGTATGGAGAGAGAATTACTCAAGAACATACAAAGC
This Bacillus mycoides DNA region includes the following protein-coding sequences:
- a CDS encoding aminotransferase class I/II-fold pyridoxal phosphate-dependent enzyme, whose protein sequence is MNQNRMPLYEALMEFKERRLLSFHVPGHKNGLNFPQKASGGFKDILSIDVTELTGLDDLHSPFECIDEAQQLLAEVYGVHKSYFLINGSTVGNLAMILSCCGEHDIVLVQRNCHKSIINGLKLAGANPVFLNPWIDEVYDVPVGVHDDIIKEAITKYPNAKALILTHPNYYGMGIDLEVSIAYAHAHKIPVLVDEAHGAHFCIGDPFPKSALVYGADIVVHSAHKTLPAMTMGSYLHINSRLVSEEKVSSYLSMLQSSSPSYPIMASLDIARFAIAVIKEEGHDEIVEFLRRFKEGLRSIPQIAILQYPSQDELKVTVQTRCQLSGYELQSVFEKVGIYTEMADPYNVLFILPLQVNEGYMKAIEIIRVALQQYKVKDKTASIRYTYKGEISPLPYTYKQLERYETKLVSLEEAVGMIAAEMVIPYPPGIPLIMYGERITQEHTKQITHLEKTGARFQGSTKYMNVYDIESRF